The following proteins come from a genomic window of Triticum aestivum cultivar Chinese Spring chromosome 6A, IWGSC CS RefSeq v2.1, whole genome shotgun sequence:
- the LOC123128320 gene encoding ankyrin repeat-containing protein At2g01680, with protein MDLPPLSHQALFAAVRSADADAVRRLLAGAEASGSTAPLAAAQTDAGESALYVAAEAGALEVVRLLLPLYDLEAAKLRSRLDLDAFHVAAKQGHTEVVKEFLGRWPELCSVCDSSNTCPLYSAAVKDHLDVVNAILDTDDSCIKIVRKNGKTSLHNAARIGYHGIVKALIERDPGIVAVKDRKGQTALHMAVKGKNIDVVEELLMADVSILNVRDKKANTALHIATRKWRPQMVQLLLAYDSLEVNAINSQNETAMDLAEKVPYAESKMEIIEWLSEAGAKNAVNVGKVDEASELRRTVSDIKHNVQAQLSENMKTNKRVTGIAKELRKLHREAVQNTINSVTLVATLIASIAFVSIFNLPGQYYQDTSSGGEIGEAYISKLTGFRVFCLLNAIALFISLAVVVVQITLVAWETGAQKQIIKIVNKLMWTACLSTCAAFVSLAYVVVGPQHAWMAFTISAVGGPIMIGTLLFLAYLLLRPRFSFGEDRQRRIRRGSGSKSFSWSVREGLSDLEAVEDHEKKIYAL; from the exons ATGGATCTCCCGCCGCTCTCCCACCAGGCGCTCTTCGCGGCCGTCCGATCCGCGGACGCCGACGCCGTGCGCCGCCTCCTGGCCGGCGCCGAGGCGTCCGGCTCCACCGCGCCGCTCGCGGCCGCGCAGACGGACGCCGGGGAGTCCGCGCTCTACGTCGCGGCGGAGGCCGGCGCGCTCGaggtcgtccgcctcctcctcccgctctACGACCTCGAGGCCGCCAAGCTCCGCTCCCGCCTCGACCTCGACGCcttccacgtcgccgccaagcaaGGGCACACTG AGGTTGTCAAGGAGTTTTTGGGGCGTTGGCCTGAGCTTTGCTCAGTGTGTGACTCGTCCAACACTTGTCCACTGTACTCTGCTGCCGTAAAAGATCACTTGGATGTGGTGAATGCTATATTGGACACTGACGATAGCTGCATAAAGATTGTGCGAAAAAATGGGAAGACATCACTACATAATGCCGCAAGAATAGGGTACCATGGCATTGTCAAAGCACTCATTGAGAGGGACCCGGGGATTGTTGCAGTCAAAGATAGGAAGGGACAAACTGCTCTTCACATGGCCGTGAAGGGTAAAAACATAGATGTGGTGGAAGAATTGCTGATGGCTGATGTTTCCATACTCAATGTGCGTGACAAGAAGGCAAACACAGCCTTACATATAGCTACACGAAAATGGAGGCCCCAG ATGGTTCAACTTCTGCTCGCCTATGATTCACTTGAAGTCAATGCTATCAATAGTCAAAACGAAACGGCTATGGACTTGGCTGAGAAAGTTCCCTATGCGGAGTCTAAAATGGAAATCATCGAGTGGCTATCAGAGGCTGGTGCAAAGAATGCCGTAAATGTCGGTAAAGTTGACGAAGCATCAGAGCTAAGGAGAACCGTGAGTGATATCAAGCACAATGTGCAAGCACAGCTCAGTGAGAACATGAAGACCAACAAAAGAGTGACGGGGATCGCCAAGGAGCTGCGGAAGCTGCACAGGGAAGCGGTTCAGAACACCATCAACTCGGTTACTCTGGTGGCAACCCTGATTGCGTCCATCGCGTTCGTCTCCATCTTCAACCTGCCAGGCCAGTACTACCAGGACACTAGCAGCGGGGGAGAGATCGGGGAGGCCTACATATCCAAGCTCACCGGGTTCCGCGTGTTCTGCCTCCTGAACGCCATCGCCCTCTTCATCTCGCTCGCGGTGGTGGTGGTGCAGATCACGCTGGTCGCCTGGGAGACCGGCGCGCAGAAGCAGATCATCAAGATCGTGAACAAGCTGATGTGGACGGCGTGCCTCAGCACGTGCGCGGCGTTCGTGTCGCTGGCCTACGTCGTGGTCGGCCCACAGCACGCCTGGATGGCCTTCACCATATCGGCCGTGGGAGGGCCGATCATGATCGGGACCCTCCTGTTCCTCGCCTACCTGCTGCTGCGCCCGCGGTTCAGCTTCGGCGAGGACAGGCAGCGGCGCATCAGGAGGGGGAGCGGCAGCAAGTCCTTCTCCTGGTCTGTCCGCGAAGGGTTGTCGGACCTGGAGGCCGTGGAAGACCACGAGAAGAAGATCTATGCTTTGTAG